From one Bradyrhizobium sp. Ash2021 genomic stretch:
- the chpT gene encoding histidine phosphotransferase ChpT codes for MSATPSPGPAPDALELAALLCSRVCHDLISPVGAIVNGLEVLDDNPKPEDREFALDLIRKSAKTASARLQFCRLAFGAAGSAGAQIDLGDAQNMARGHIEDGKITITWNLPRLLLPKNRVKLLLNMLVIAQQTIPRGGTLTIDPVGDGETMSFRVTAAGLNARLPQNIADLLSASSTASVDAHAVQPYYTRLLAQACGLSVTLAPDGEKVVVAAS; via the coding sequence ATGTCTGCCACTCCGTCTCCCGGTCCCGCTCCCGATGCCCTCGAACTGGCGGCGTTGTTGTGTTCGCGAGTCTGCCATGATCTCATCAGTCCGGTTGGCGCGATCGTCAATGGGCTTGAGGTTCTCGACGATAATCCGAAGCCCGAAGACCGCGAATTCGCCCTCGATCTGATTCGCAAGAGCGCCAAGACCGCCTCGGCACGATTGCAGTTCTGCCGGCTGGCGTTCGGCGCCGCCGGATCGGCCGGCGCGCAGATCGATCTCGGCGACGCCCAGAACATGGCGCGGGGCCACATCGAGGACGGCAAGATCACCATCACCTGGAATTTGCCGCGCCTGCTGTTGCCGAAGAACCGGGTCAAGCTGCTGTTGAATATGCTGGTCATTGCGCAGCAGACGATCCCGCGCGGCGGCACGCTGACGATCGATCCGGTCGGCGACGGTGAGACGATGAGCTTTCGCGTTACCGCCGCCGGTCTGAACGCCCGCCTGCCGCAAAATATCGCCGACCTCCTGAGCGCGAGTTCGACCGCTTCGGTCGATGCGCATGCGGTGCAGCCCTATTACACCCGGCTGCTCGCACAGGCCTGCGGGCTCAGCGTGACGCTTGCGCCCGACGGGGAAAAAGTGGTCGTCGCCGCCTCCTGA
- a CDS encoding YHS domain-containing (seleno)protein has protein sequence MTAQRQERYGWPLGKAFLALLAGFFASICLDLPGCDLSALAATTERVVVNHYSGLAIEGFDPVAYFTDSIAVQGVVDFEASESGAVWRFRNEGNRASFVAHPEVYSPQFGGYDPVDLGRGVTYAGNPRFWLVTGARLYLFGREQSRDAFAADPARFLKGATARWPELEQTLAQ, from the coding sequence ATGACGGCACAACGGCAGGAAAGATACGGTTGGCCCCTCGGCAAGGCCTTTTTGGCCCTATTGGCGGGCTTTTTCGCGTCTATTTGCCTTGATTTGCCCGGCTGTGATTTATCGGCCCTGGCCGCGACCACCGAACGGGTGGTGGTGAACCACTATTCGGGCCTCGCCATCGAAGGTTTCGACCCCGTCGCCTATTTCACCGATTCCATCGCGGTCCAGGGCGTGGTGGACTTCGAGGCCTCGGAATCGGGCGCGGTCTGGCGGTTCCGCAACGAGGGCAACCGCGCCTCGTTCGTGGCCCATCCCGAGGTCTACAGCCCGCAATTCGGCGGCTACGATCCGGTCGATCTGGGGCGCGGCGTGACCTATGCCGGTAACCCGCGGTTTTGGCTGGTGACGGGCGCGCGGCTTTATCTGTTCGGCCGCGAGCAAAGCCGCGACGCCTTCGCCGCCGATCCGGCCCGTTTCCTGAAAGGCGCCACCGCGCGCTGGCCGGAGCTGGAACAGACCCTGGCGCAGTAA
- a CDS encoding hybrid sensor histidine kinase/response regulator, translating to MDDLLREFLTETSESLDTVDNQLVKFEQDPSDAKILDNIFRLVHTIKGTCGFLGLPRLEALAHAGETLMGKFRDGMPVTAGAVTLILSSIDRIKEILAGLEATENEPEGTDEDLIEKLHEMAEGGAHAAAAEVAAAAVPVVASPPVQPAAQGTLVNQVLERPLRPGEVSLDDLERAFRETAIEVAPAPQAVAPAAKPAAPAPKQEAAPAAAAEPAAASKEKKPSVRKAPAAADGDVQEADKIANQSIRVNVDTLEHLMTMVSELVLTRNQLLEISRRNEDTEFKVPLQRLSNVTAELQEGVMKTRMQPIGNAWQKLPRIVRDLSGELGKQIELEMHGADTELDRQVLDLIKDPLTHMVRNSADHGLETPAERAAAGKGEQGTIRLSAYHEGGHIIICIADNGRGLNTERIKAKAVQNGLVSEAELEKMTEAQIHKFIFAPGFSTAAAITSVSGRGVGMDVVRTNIDQIGGTIDVKSVAGEGSSVTIKIPLTLAIVSALIVEAAGDRFAIPQLSVVELVRARANSEHRIERIKDTAVLRLRNKLLPLMHLKKLLKIDDGTSSDPENGFIVVTQVGSQTFGIVVDGVFHTEEIVVKPMSTKLRHIDMFSGNTILGDGAVIMIIDPNGIAKALGAAGSTAQGMADENAASHANSGEQLTSLLVFRAGNAQPKAVPLGLVTRLEEISTDKIELSNGRYMVQYREQLMPLVQMHGVNVQTAGSQPILVFADDGRSMGLVVDEIIDIVEERLHIEVAGSGEGILGSAVIKGQATEVIDVGHFLPMAFADWFSRKEMRPAATAQSVLLVDDSAFFRNMLAPVLKAAGYRVRVAPNAQEGLTALRSGQVFDVVLTDIEMPDMNGFEFAEVIRADQHLSTMPIIALSSMVSPAAIERGRQAGFHDYVAKFDRPGLIAALKEQTAETRRAA from the coding sequence ATGGATGATTTGTTGCGTGAATTTCTGACCGAGACCAGCGAGAGCCTGGATACGGTCGACAATCAGTTGGTGAAGTTCGAGCAGGACCCGAGCGACGCCAAGATTCTGGATAACATCTTCCGTCTGGTTCACACCATCAAGGGCACTTGCGGCTTTCTCGGCCTGCCGCGGCTGGAAGCGCTGGCGCATGCCGGCGAGACGCTGATGGGCAAATTCCGCGACGGCATGCCGGTGACCGCGGGCGCCGTGACGCTGATCCTGTCGTCGATCGACCGCATCAAGGAAATCCTCGCCGGGCTGGAAGCGACCGAGAACGAACCCGAAGGCACTGACGAAGACCTGATCGAGAAGCTGCATGAGATGGCCGAAGGCGGCGCCCATGCCGCAGCGGCCGAGGTTGCAGCGGCAGCCGTACCGGTTGTTGCGTCGCCGCCGGTTCAGCCCGCGGCGCAGGGCACGCTGGTGAATCAGGTGCTGGAACGGCCGTTGCGACCCGGCGAAGTCTCGCTCGACGATCTCGAACGCGCCTTCCGCGAGACCGCCATCGAAGTCGCGCCCGCGCCGCAGGCTGTGGCTCCCGCCGCCAAGCCGGCTGCACCGGCGCCGAAGCAGGAGGCGGCCCCGGCCGCTGCGGCCGAGCCCGCCGCCGCATCGAAGGAGAAAAAGCCGTCCGTGAGGAAGGCCCCTGCCGCCGCCGACGGCGATGTCCAGGAAGCCGACAAGATCGCCAACCAGTCGATCCGAGTCAACGTGGATACGCTGGAACATCTGATGACCATGGTTTCCGAACTGGTCTTGACCCGCAACCAGCTGCTGGAGATCAGCAGGCGCAACGAGGACACCGAGTTCAAGGTGCCGCTGCAGCGATTGTCGAACGTCACCGCCGAGTTGCAGGAAGGCGTGATGAAGACGCGGATGCAGCCGATCGGCAATGCCTGGCAGAAATTGCCCCGCATCGTGCGCGATCTTTCCGGCGAACTCGGCAAGCAGATCGAACTGGAGATGCACGGCGCCGACACCGAGCTCGACCGCCAGGTGCTCGACCTGATCAAGGATCCCCTGACCCATATGGTGCGCAACTCCGCCGACCACGGCCTGGAGACCCCGGCCGAGCGCGCCGCGGCCGGCAAGGGCGAGCAGGGCACGATCCGGTTATCCGCCTATCACGAGGGCGGCCACATCATCATCTGCATCGCCGACAATGGCCGCGGCCTCAACACCGAGCGGATCAAGGCCAAGGCAGTCCAGAACGGTCTCGTCAGCGAGGCCGAGCTGGAGAAGATGACCGAAGCCCAGATCCACAAGTTCATCTTCGCGCCGGGCTTCTCGACCGCCGCCGCCATCACCTCGGTGTCCGGCCGCGGCGTCGGCATGGACGTGGTGCGCACCAATATCGACCAGATCGGCGGCACCATCGACGTCAAGTCGGTGGCCGGCGAGGGTTCAAGCGTCACCATCAAGATCCCGCTGACGCTCGCCATCGTCTCCGCCCTGATCGTGGAAGCCGCCGGCGACCGCTTTGCGATCCCGCAATTGTCGGTGGTCGAGCTGGTGCGCGCCCGCGCCAACTCCGAACACCGCATCGAGCGCATCAAGGACACCGCGGTCTTGCGGCTGCGCAACAAGCTGTTGCCGCTGATGCATCTGAAGAAGCTCTTGAAGATCGATGACGGCACCTCCTCCGATCCCGAGAACGGTTTTATCGTGGTGACGCAGGTCGGCAGCCAGACCTTTGGCATCGTGGTCGACGGCGTGTTCCACACCGAAGAGATCGTGGTCAAGCCGATGTCGACCAAGCTGCGCCACATCGACATGTTCTCCGGCAATACCATTCTGGGCGATGGCGCCGTGATCATGATCATCGACCCCAACGGGATCGCAAAAGCGCTCGGCGCCGCCGGCTCGACCGCCCAGGGGATGGCGGATGAGAACGCCGCGTCCCATGCCAATTCCGGCGAACAGCTGACCTCGCTGCTGGTGTTCCGCGCCGGCAATGCCCAGCCCAAGGCGGTGCCGCTCGGCCTCGTCACCCGTCTGGAAGAGATCTCGACCGACAAGATCGAACTCAGTAACGGCCGCTACATGGTGCAATACCGCGAGCAGCTGATGCCGCTTGTGCAGATGCACGGAGTCAATGTCCAGACCGCGGGCTCGCAGCCGATCCTGGTGTTCGCTGATGACGGCCGCTCGATGGGCCTTGTGGTCGACGAGATCATCGACATCGTCGAGGAACGCCTGCACATCGAGGTCGCCGGTTCCGGTGAGGGCATTCTGGGGTCGGCCGTGATCAAGGGTCAGGCCACCGAAGTGATCGACGTCGGCCACTTCCTGCCGATGGCGTTTGCCGACTGGTTCTCGCGCAAGGAGATGCGCCCGGCCGCGACCGCGCAATCGGTGCTGCTGGTCGACGATTCCGCCTTCTTCCGCAACATGCTGGCGCCGGTGCTCAAGGCCGCCGGCTACCGGGTGCGGGTCGCCCCCAATGCGCAGGAAGGCCTGACCGCCCTGCGTTCGGGACAAGTCTTCGACGTGGTGCTGACCGACATCGAGATGCCCGACATGAACGGGTTCGAGTTCGCGGAAGTTATCCGCGCCGACCAGCATCTGAGCACGATGCCGATCATCGCGCTGTCCTCGATGGTGTCGCCGGCGGCGATCGAGCGCGGGCGGCAGGCCGGCTTCCACGATTACGTCGCCAAGTTCGACCGTCCCGGCCTGATCGCGGCGCTGAAGGAACAGACCGCCGAGACCAGGCGCGCGGCTTAA
- a CDS encoding DUF4118 domain-containing protein — MGNGADYILKLKPWSLSTFMAAFLAVVFAATMQEVLASFGATLYFAAFFPAILMASLLGGVPAGIFAAVLAIPIVWWAFMPPIFEFNPLTREDYDSLAIFVLCSSLLICFSHLYREALAIRMKFPGESDLTRRLPN; from the coding sequence ATGGGTAATGGTGCCGATTACATCCTCAAGCTAAAACCGTGGTCGCTCTCCACCTTCATGGCTGCATTTTTGGCCGTCGTTTTTGCAGCGACCATGCAGGAGGTGTTGGCCTCTTTCGGCGCCACGCTGTACTTCGCCGCGTTCTTTCCTGCGATCCTGATGGCGAGCCTTTTGGGCGGCGTTCCGGCCGGCATTTTTGCGGCCGTTCTCGCGATCCCGATCGTGTGGTGGGCGTTCATGCCGCCGATCTTCGAATTCAATCCCCTCACCCGTGAAGACTACGACAGTCTTGCGATCTTCGTGTTGTGCAGCTCATTGCTGATCTGCTTTTCACATCTGTACCGGGAAGCGCTGGCGATCCGGATGAAATTCCCTGGCGAGTCGGACCTCACCAGACGCTTGCCGAACTAG
- a CDS encoding DUF1134 domain-containing protein: MIFASRLAAVALAALMCWTVPVSAQQAPPPEQLPPQAPPPQRQPNTYGPDELVGAGHKFFGNVSRGLASIIERAVSQWGLPNGYVLGEEGSGAFVAGLRYGEGTLYTKNAGDLRVYWQGPSVGFDWGGDGARTMTLVYNLPATNAIYQRFVGIDGSAYIVGGFGMTALTANNIVLVPIRSGIGLRLGANIGYLKYTPRATWNPF, from the coding sequence ATGATTTTCGCATCACGCCTAGCCGCGGTAGCGCTCGCCGCGCTGATGTGCTGGACCGTGCCCGTCTCGGCGCAGCAGGCACCGCCACCGGAACAGCTGCCGCCGCAGGCACCTCCGCCACAGCGCCAGCCCAACACCTACGGGCCGGACGAACTGGTCGGCGCCGGGCACAAATTCTTCGGCAACGTCTCGCGCGGGCTCGCCTCCATCATCGAGCGCGCGGTCAGCCAATGGGGCCTGCCCAATGGCTACGTGCTGGGCGAAGAAGGCTCGGGCGCCTTCGTGGCCGGCCTGCGCTATGGCGAAGGCACGCTCTACACCAAGAATGCCGGCGACTTGCGGGTCTACTGGCAGGGTCCCTCGGTCGGCTTCGACTGGGGCGGCGACGGCGCTCGCACCATGACGCTGGTCTACAATCTGCCGGCCACCAACGCGATCTACCAGCGCTTCGTCGGCATCGACGGCTCGGCCTATATCGTCGGCGGCTTCGGCATGACCGCGCTGACCGCCAACAACATCGTGCTGGTGCCGATCCGCTCCGGCATCGGCTTGAGGCTCGGCGCCAATATCGGCTACCTCAAATACACCCCGCGCGCGACCTGGAACCCGTTCTGA
- a CDS encoding chemotaxis protein CheW, giving the protein MTSKTDTIEGTVAEYVTAVIGGQLFGLPISRVQDVFMPERLTRVPLSSAEIAGVLNLRGRIVTVVDMRARLGLPKNDDGKPPMAVGVDLRGESYGLLIDQIGEVLRLPDDSREENPVNLDPRMAKLAGGVHRLDGQLMVVLDVDRVLEIVPALVAA; this is encoded by the coding sequence ATGACAAGCAAGACCGATACCATCGAGGGCACGGTTGCCGAATACGTCACCGCCGTGATCGGCGGGCAGCTGTTCGGCCTGCCGATCTCGCGGGTGCAGGACGTGTTCATGCCGGAGCGGCTGACGCGGGTGCCGCTGTCGTCGGCCGAGATCGCCGGCGTGCTCAATCTGCGCGGCCGCATCGTCACCGTGGTCGACATGCGCGCGCGGCTGGGCCTGCCCAAAAACGACGACGGCAAGCCGCCGATGGCGGTCGGCGTCGATTTGCGCGGCGAATCCTACGGGCTCCTGATCGACCAGATCGGCGAGGTTCTCAGGCTGCCCGACGACAGCCGCGAGGAAAACCCCGTCAACCTCGATCCCCGCATGGCCAAACTCGCCGGCGGTGTCCACAGACTGGACGGACAGCTCATGGTCGTCCTCGATGTCGATCGCGTCCTCGAAATCGTGCCCGCCCTGGTGGCGGCGTAA
- a CDS encoding 3'(2'),5'-bisphosphate nucleotidase CysQ: protein MNEALPPVIDRDAAASLIEPLTDLVIRAGAAILAVNRSAMQVDGKSDGSPVTEADLAADRIIADGLARLAPHLPSLSEERVQLARLPYKGSFFLIDPLDGTKEFVAGRNEFTVNLALITDGTPLLGIVGAPALGVIWRGIVGRGAERLTMRDGAAPRVEPIHTRPCPPRGAPWTVAVSRSHGDERTEAFIAARSGAVRAVLGSAVKFGRVAEGGVDIYPRLSPTCEWDVAAGHAVVTAAGGKITDSKGAALHFGSGAADFIVPEFIAWGDPSAAS, encoded by the coding sequence ATGAATGAGGCACTTCCCCCCGTGATCGATCGCGACGCCGCCGCCAGCCTGATCGAACCGCTGACCGATCTGGTGATCCGGGCCGGCGCCGCTATCCTTGCCGTCAACCGTTCGGCCATGCAGGTCGACGGCAAGTCCGACGGATCGCCGGTGACCGAAGCCGATCTCGCAGCCGACCGTATCATCGCCGACGGCCTCGCGCGGCTGGCCCCCCACCTGCCTTCGCTGTCCGAGGAGCGCGTCCAGCTGGCGCGGCTACCATATAAGGGCAGCTTCTTCCTGATCGACCCGCTCGACGGCACCAAGGAATTCGTCGCCGGCCGCAACGAATTCACCGTCAATCTGGCGCTGATAACCGACGGGACGCCGCTGCTCGGCATCGTCGGCGCGCCGGCGCTCGGTGTGATCTGGCGCGGCATCGTCGGCCGCGGCGCGGAGCGGCTGACGATGCGCGACGGGGCGGCCCCACGCGTCGAGCCGATCCATACGCGTCCCTGCCCGCCGCGTGGCGCGCCCTGGACCGTGGCGGTCAGCCGCTCGCATGGCGATGAGCGGACCGAAGCGTTTATCGCGGCGAGATCGGGCGCGGTTCGGGCCGTGCTCGGCTCGGCGGTCAAATTCGGCCGGGTGGCCGAGGGCGGCGTCGATATCTATCCCCGCCTGTCGCCGACCTGCGAATGGGATGTCGCGGCGGGCCATGCGGTGGTCACGGCCGCCGGCGGCAAGATCACGGATTCGAAGGGCGCCGCCTTGCATTTCGGCTCGGGTGCTGCGGATTTCATCGTGCCGGAGTTCATCGCCTGGGGCGATCCTTCGGCAGCGTCCTGA